The Lactuca sativa cultivar Salinas chromosome 2, Lsat_Salinas_v11, whole genome shotgun sequence genome includes the window ACGTTACATTCGATTAACAAAAAAAACCCAAATGTAATTCATGAACAAGAAATCCATAATCGATTGCGCAACCCTAGAAATCAATGAACAAGAaaccaaaaaaaatcataaactgATTAACAAaaaccactacaactttcatgGTTTCGACACGTTCGTCTTCTACCTCAAGAAATCAACTAGTAGAGAAGAATGAGAGGGAGCAGAAGGAGGGGAACTACTTGGAGAGGTTGAGGGTAAGAGTGCTTAGGTTAGGGGTTGGAGGGGGTAGCAAGAAGAGGTGACGACATAGGCCTGATGTTGTGGTGACGGACGATGTGTTGGGTTTGAGAAATCGACGAGAAGATATCTCTAAAGGGCGGGTGAGCGGACATGAGTTTGTGAATAAGACATCAAGGGTGAAATAGTAATTTGAACATATTTAACGAAAAAAATAAACAATGTTAATGATTGGGACTTGATTCAAATTGAATTAAAACTCTAGGGATCAAATCAGCAATAAAAATCTTTCAGGGGCCCAATCTAAAATTATTGTATAACCACATGGACTATTTCTGTAATTTACCCTTAATAATTTCATAATCCAACTATTCAAAATTTTGGTCTACTTTCCAAAAGGGGGTAAATTGCTTACAACGGAAGCACAAAAGCTTCTGCTAAAACTCACTTGTTTAGTTGTTTGCAAGTTGTCACCCCCACACTTACCCCTCTCACTCAAACACATCTCTCTGTAAATCAACCTCATTATTGTGTTGATCCCAAATCTTTATCCGAAATCCttattctgttattaaatctcGATACTCGAAAGCACTGAAAGAAAGATCTTCGGTAAGCTGATTACATTTTCGTGTTGCTTGATCTACTGTACAATAAATTTGGTGGTGAATTCAACAATGGCGGCGAGCCATGGAGGATCCAAACCGACGATTCAAGCTTGAAATGTGCCAATTCGCTTTCTTCTACAGCTTTGTCATCTAAACATTTCTAGAAGCTTCAGTTGATAACCCGAGCTAGAAAATTAGAAATAAGCACGAATACTTTTTCACCAAGAGTTCGACAATGAATTCTGAGAGATTGAAAGAGAATGTTTCAGTCACCATCCGATTCCGGCCTCTCAGGTGCTCAAATTGTGTCAACAAATTTGGAATAATTTGCGCGTGTTTATGTAAATCCAGATATGTATTTACTTTTGGTGAAGTTGTATACAAATTAATTGATTTTGTGTGGAGTAGTCCTAGGGAAATACGACAAGGGGAGGAGATTGCATGGTATGCTAATGGAGAAACAATTGTGCGGAATGAGAATACTCCCTCAATAGCTTTTGCATATGGTATGATACAATATTCTGATGCTTGTGGTGAAATTTATTGTTGCAATGTTTACAATCATGGAGTCATGCTCTAGAATTGGAATTTGAATTTGAGAAAAGTAGGTTACAATGATAACCAACTTAACCCTATTTCATATCCAGATCTTGAACTCCATACTGCCATAGATTGTGCTAGTATTCTTGAGATAAGTAACTGTAGAGTAGGGAGATCTGGTCGAACATCTAATGAGTAATGAAACTGAAGACCATGTCATAAACTAGTGCATAAGCAATTCTTTCATGTGGCTGTTGTGGAACTTCCCCTTTCACAATTTGTCATCTCATTCTCAGATTTGTACTTCAAATATCACAAAGCTGTAATCCCTGCATACATAACCTCCACTCCTGTCATGATCATCACATATGTGGACAGATTTAAAGAATTTTTAACTAGGTGATTACACTTGTACTACATAGCAGAAGTTATTATTAACCAGGGAGTACACATGTACTGTATAGCTGTTAATTATCCTATAAATGGCAGGCATAAATAATATAAGAGAATTATGCTTGCTTAAGTGCTAGATCAGATGGAAAAAGTTGATAATGTAAAGAGAGTATCAGTTCCTATTTAGGATCCTCATTTAAGAATGATTTCTTTGTTAAAAGCTTTAGTTTATCAGCTTTGATCAATGTTTCCACCATTAACTGGTAGTAGCTTAGCTTGGTTTTGCATATTGTATAATTGAAGTTATCACAAGTATTGTAGGTTCTATTTCTTTATTGGCATTTGAAATCTCATTTCTTTTCTTTAAATATATTTCTAGATCAAGTTTTTGGGCCTACAATCACTACGCGTCATGTATACGATATTGCAGCCCAACATGTTGTCAGTGGTGCTATGGAAGGCATTAATggtatgttattattatttttttccctTTTGAAGAAAACCATGTTTTATTGCAATAGAATGAACAAATATGCATTGGCATCATGATATGATTAACTTAAAGGGCTGATGAACCTTAATGATTAACTTAATTTGAAATGGATCCAAATATATTTATCATAGGAACTTAAAGGTCTAATGAATCTTTGATGTACAAAATAGTTTCTTTAATTGAACTTCAAGAGTTCTAGAATTAAAGTAGCACAAGGGATCTTATAAAATAAAGGTAAGTCATTGTATGCAGTTTTACCAAAAGTTAATAGACATGTGGAAGGATATGAttccatttatttatttgaatctGTAGACAAGAGTCATTCACTCATTCTTGCAAGTGTCTTATTAGTTTCTATCAACTCTCTCTTTCTTATATATTTTTTGATCCATTATAAGAACAGGAACTATCTTTGCATATGGTGTGACAAGTAGTGGGAAAACTCACACTATGCATGTAAGTATCTTTTTGTATTCCAATGaatttacttttttattttaatgaatTTTTATATTCCAATGAATTTATTTTACCTTGATCATATCATACACACAAGACAGGGAAACCAGAGGTCCCCTGGAATTATCCCATTGGCAATAAAGGATGCTTTTTGTATCATTCAAGAGGTATGAATATGCATTTCTAAACATCTGATTGTTTTAAGAGAAATAATCATTAATTTTCCTCATGTGTTTTCAGACCCCATCTCGTGAATTTCTCCTCCGTCTCTCATATTTGGAAATATACAATGAGGTGAGCTTCTGAATGGGAAAATTTACCATTTTAACCTTCTAGAAAAACAAGAACACAAATTTCACATTTCACATTCCAGATTTCAGCAAACATCAATAATGAACACATCAAAAACCTGGAGTCTAACTAAATTTATAAGTCTAGAAACAGATACATGACCTAGGAGAGCATGCCACATGTCAATGTATGAATGGATGAGTCCCTTTTGTCTGTAATGttactatctttttttttttttttttttcttgcagGTTGTTAATGATTTGTTGAATCCAGCAGGACACCATCTAAGAATAAGAGAGGACAATCAGGTAAAGTTGTATAacttttatataaatttataacaagTCAACAATATTAAATCAAAATAATTTATGCCATGATTATTGTTTGAAGGGAACCTTTGTTGAAGGTGTAAAACAGGAAGTTGTATTATCTCCTGCCCATGCCCTTTCCATTATTGCAGCAGGAGAAGGTAATAACAAATAGTTCATTAGACTTTTGgttatttagtttttttaattgGAATTTAATTTATacattgttctttttttttttgataattcAGAGCAAAGACACGTTGCTTCCACAAAGTTAAATCTGCACAGCAGCAGAAGTCACACAATATTTACACTGGTAATATAATACTCTGTGTATTGCAAATTCTATTATCTATTCTTGATTTCTTCCATTGTTTTATTGCTGTTTTAAGTTTTAACATCACCTCTTGCTTCCAAAagtatttaaaatattaaatatcataaCTTATTTTAATCTTTTCTATTTAACTTTTTATGTATAGACAATCGAGAGTAGCCCATGTGGTGAAAATATTGAAGGCGAGGCTGTTAACTTGTCGCAACTGGTATGCCCCTGAACCTCATTTTAGACATATTTATTTCCCCAGGGGTATTATCGTCATTTTACCTCGTTTTACAGAACCTCATAGATCTAGCTGGCTCTGAGAGCTCTAAAGCTGAAACTACTGGTATTCGTAGAAAAGAAGGGGCCTACATTAATAAAAGCCTCCTAACTCTTGGAACTGTAATCCCTCAATCATTTTCATAAACTCATTACTTTATCAGTATAATCTCCAAGGGTAGAAAAGGAAAAACAAGATTTGTGATATACATATAATAAATTGTCACAGGTTATATCAAAACTATCAGATGGAAGGGCTGCTCATATACCATACAGAGACTCAAAATTAACCAGACTTCTTCAATCTTCTTTAAGTGGTCATGGAAGGGTATCTGTAAGTCTTTCACACAACTtccatatttattatttaatccccatatatattttatttatttatttattttatttgttatttCAGCTTATTTGCACTGTTACTCCCTCTTCAAGCAATTCAGAAGAGACACACAACACATTGAAATTTGCACATCATGCAAAACACATTGAGATTCAAGCAGCACAAAATAAGGTTATGAGCATTTGAATTATTTGCTCTTGAGACTTCAATCTGTAATTAAGAGTTTTGAAAGTAAAACTTTATATTTTCAGATCAATGATGAAAAATCCCTTATCAAGACATATCAAAATCAAATTCGATCTTTAAAAGAGGAGTTACATCAGTTGGAGCATGAAGGAGAAGCTAAAGATGCTTTGTTAAGCCAAATTCAAAGTCTCACAAGACTGATCCTTGTCTCAACCAAATCTCCACATCAGACTGATCCAGGGAGTAGATATTCCTTCATGGAAGAGGAGGTAAAATTACTTTATGTTTTTTTGTCTCTAAAATGAAGTTCTGTATCTTGATTAATGATATAAAGTTAATATTGCAATATATGTACTATGTAGTAATTATAAATCTAAGagtaagggcaaaatagtcattttacattGGGTGGACGTTTAATATAGACAGTGTCAACCCAAAAGAACGGAAAGCATTAAAAGTTTTTTAGGAGGATGATCTTTGTAATTTTCAACAAACCATAGGGATTAAAACTGTAATTTAATCAACATGGTGATAAACAACTTCATGGATGCTACATAGGATGCACAGTGTGTATTTGTTCAAATTTACAGTTTTTGTCCCTTTAAACAATTTTTGACGTTTTTCGTCCCTGAAATGAAGTTTTTTTGTCCCTGTAGTTGATTCTGTCCATATCAATTGATTTAATAATCCTACAaacttaataataattataataatacatGTAAGAGAAAGGGCAAATTAGTCATTTTACATGGGGGGTTAAAGGTTAATATCGACAGTGTCAACAGGAGGGACGAAAAGCATTGAAAAAGTTCACTGTAGGGACGAAAAACGTTGAAAGTTCTGTATCAGGGGGATGAAATGTGTAACTTTcaacaaaccatagggacgaaaactGTAATTTAGCTTAACTTGAATAATCTGATAAATATGCAGCTTGcatatctcccaaaaagagggCGCAACTTAAGCTTGGATCATGAAAACATTCAGCTGCATGTTACTCTTAATGAAGGCACACACATAAAAGAGGACAAAAAGATCAAGAAGCCACAGGtctgtttaaattttttttttttttttttattgaattcagATCAGTGGTTGATAAATATTGTTTTTAACTTGGTTTGACCAGAAACGAGAtggtttgactttgaccagtggTAGTGATAAATCAAGTGGAGGCATGTCTACAACAAGCAATCCTACTCCTACACCTCCAGCAAATACTCATACTCTTGCTATTGTTGAATCCAGAAGGCTTTCTTACTCTTCTCCTTCAGAATCTACATCAGAGCCCTTGCAACATGTAATGAAGTTTCTTCatcaaaataaatttaaaaatactCCAAcagaaaatatatatttatatataatagtTGAGTAAATTGAAAGATGTTTGTTCTACTATCAGGTTGAAGTACTCACAGATAGTGAAGCAATCCAAGAGCAactaaacgaaaaggtaaaaacTGAAGTTGTACATTATTATtactttaatatttttatttaaataatattgtGTTTCCTCAGAACATTGAATGTAAAGGACTTGAAGAAACAATCACAGCCTTGAAACAACTTCTTTCAGAAAATACAACAATTAAAGCACAGGTTTGTCTccatatgacaaaaaaaaaacatatttaaataatttaccaatttcatgGTGAATCAATCAATCAGGCAGTTGAGATTGAACAACTCAAACAGAAAGTAGCCAAGATTACAGAGTCAAAAGAGCAATTAGAAAGTGAAAACAAAAGGCTGAGAGAAGAGAGTGCATACGCGAATGAATTAGCCTCTGCTGCTGCAAATGAGCTTAAGATGATGTCTGAACAAGTCGTGAAGCTAATGAATCAAGGTGTTGTCTGAATTAAGTCAGTGAGGTTGATTGATTGTGTTGTAAACATTAATGGTGTGGTTTTCAATGTTAAAAGGCTACATGGTTGCACATATATATTACTTGTTTGTTTGTAAACAAAAAAAGTGTGGTGAACGGAAAGTGGAAACTACTCATTGGTTTTTGAATCATCGTATTTggtattttgttataaattatattgacaaaacttcaaaaatggtccttgtggtttccgaaaatatcaagtttagtccctaagttcaaaaaacctcatagatggtccttgtggtttcaaaacttttaacaaatggtccttccgcctaactccgtcagctttctaccgttaagtgaggggcattttcgtcatttcaatacacagggaccatttatgaggttttctctatttaaaatatatatatatatatatatatatatatatatatatatatatatatatatatatatatatatatatatatatacatatatatatatatatatatatatataattatttaattaaaggatctctctctctctctctcaagaaggGAGTCAAATCAAGAAAAACTACTCTATCAAAACCAAGAAACACACTTTAACAAAGCTGGAAACACATCATTGTTCATGCTTGGTCATGTTCTTCACCCTAGATCTAAATCATCAACGATGAAAGGAAAAGAGAAATATAAAGAGCTTCGAGATCTAAAGATGCACAATTTTTGAAACCATATTCAATTTCTGGATTTGGATGGGGCGATGAAGTTTATAGGAGCCACCAACATCTTCCTCTAAAATTGTATTCATCTTTTATCATCACAAGAAAATCGAAGCAGAAACCGTTCCACGGTCCGATTCACCGACCTTCACCACCATTCATCAATACTTGTTAGGTGCAGCTCAACAGTTGAAAACGAAGAATAGGGTGATGAAGGTTCTTATTTCCATGGATCTAGGTTTACAACC containing:
- the LOC111913016 gene encoding kinesin-like protein KIN-7K, chloroplastic, with the translated sequence MNSERLKENVSVTIRFRPLSPREIRQGEEIAWYANGETIVRNENTPSIAFAYDQVFGPTITTRHVYDIAAQHVVSGAMEGINGTIFAYGVTSSGKTHTMHGNQRSPGIIPLAIKDAFCIIQETPSREFLLRLSYLEIYNEVVNDLLNPAGHHLRIREDNQGTFVEGVKQEVVLSPAHALSIIAAGEEQRHVASTKLNLHSSRSHTIFTLTIESSPCGENIEGEAVNLSQLNLIDLAGSESSKAETTGIRRKEGAYINKSLLTLGTVISKLSDGRAAHIPYRDSKLTRLLQSSLSGHGRVSLICTVTPSSSNSEETHNTLKFAHHAKHIEIQAAQNKINDEKSLIKTYQNQIRSLKEELHQLEHEGEAKDALLSQIQSLTRLILVSTKSPHQTDPGSRYSFMEEELAYLPKRGRNLSLDHENIQLHVTLNEGTHIKEDKKIKKPQKRDGLTLTSGSDKSSGGMSTTSNPTPTPPANTHTLAIVESRRLSYSSPSESTSEPLQHVEVLTDSEAIQEQLNEKNIECKGLEETITALKQLLSENTTIKAQAVEIEQLKQKVAKITESKEQLESENKRLREESAYANELASAAANELKMMSEQVVKLMNQGVV